The following proteins are encoded in a genomic region of Actinomadura sp. NAK00032:
- a CDS encoding ABC transporter substrate-binding protein: MPSNASRVPRPYPDPTRRRLLSALAVAAAAVPLTASCGRALGGGAERTGTLRYQGWTGQVILPELAADLGYLGKVKLEWIGNTISGPQDVQSAATGQVAFGGAFNGASVKLQEAGAPLTSVIGYYGTDRATYNGFFVLDGSPIRGPRDLIGKKVGMNTLGGHAQAVLDLYLRRNGVAPADVRKVEALAVPPVSLEQALRQGQLDVAALSGIFQDKALAAGGVRAVFSDYDFLGPFTAGSYVFRDDFIERNPDTVRAFTAGVARAIEWTRTAPRAEVIARQTRILTARGRNENADALKYWKSLGVAGRGGLMSDREFSVWSRWLKDVGQIREVGVAPRDLYTNQFNPYANGGVPR, encoded by the coding sequence GTGCCCTCCAACGCCTCACGAGTCCCACGCCCGTACCCCGACCCCACGAGAAGACGGCTGCTGTCCGCGCTCGCGGTCGCGGCGGCCGCCGTGCCGCTCACCGCGTCCTGCGGCCGCGCGCTCGGCGGCGGCGCCGAGCGCACCGGCACCCTGCGCTACCAGGGCTGGACCGGACAGGTGATCCTCCCCGAACTCGCCGCCGACCTCGGCTACCTCGGCAAGGTGAAGCTGGAGTGGATCGGCAACACCATCAGCGGCCCGCAGGACGTGCAGAGCGCCGCCACCGGCCAGGTCGCGTTCGGCGGCGCGTTCAACGGCGCCTCGGTCAAGCTTCAGGAGGCCGGTGCGCCGCTCACGTCCGTCATCGGCTACTACGGCACCGACCGCGCGACCTACAACGGCTTCTTCGTCCTGGACGGCAGCCCGATCCGCGGGCCGCGCGACCTGATCGGCAAGAAGGTCGGGATGAACACCCTCGGCGGCCACGCCCAGGCCGTCCTCGACCTCTACCTGCGGCGCAACGGCGTCGCCCCCGCCGACGTCCGGAAGGTCGAGGCGCTGGCCGTGCCGCCGGTCTCCCTGGAGCAGGCGCTGCGCCAGGGGCAGCTCGACGTCGCCGCGCTCAGCGGCATCTTCCAGGACAAGGCGCTCGCCGCCGGCGGGGTCCGCGCGGTGTTCAGCGACTACGACTTCCTCGGGCCCTTCACCGCCGGGTCCTACGTGTTCCGCGACGACTTCATCGAGCGCAACCCCGACACCGTGCGGGCCTTCACCGCCGGGGTCGCCCGCGCGATCGAGTGGACCCGGACGGCGCCGCGCGCGGAGGTCATCGCCCGGCAGACGCGCATCCTCACCGCGCGCGGCCGCAACGAGAACGCCGACGCCCTCAAGTACTGGAAGTCGCTCGGCGTCGCCGGGCGCGGCGGCCTGATGTCCGACCGGGAGTTCTCGGTCTGGAGCCGCTGGCTGAAGGACGTCGGCCAGATCCGCGAGGTCGGCGTCGCGCCCCGCGACCTCTACACCAACCAGTTCAATCCGTACGCGAACGGAGGCGTCCCGCGATGA
- a CDS encoding dihydrodipicolinate reductase yields MISAIVWGTGNVGRLALRAVDAHPALTLTGVIVHDEGKAGRDAGDLAGLGRELGVAATTDIDAVLAARPQAVVYAASGDIRPDDALADILRAIRAGAVVVTPALYALYDQRNAPAEMREAVLDAVAEGGGSLFVSGVDPGWGNDVLPLMISGLGGVIDVVRCQEIFDYSTYDQPDSVRYLVGMGQPMDYEPPMLAATVPTMVWGGQVRLMARALGVELDEVRETLDRRPLDETITTASMGDFEKGTQGAVRFEVQGIVEGEPRIVVEHVTRIHPSCAPDWPVPPDGDGAHRVIIEGNPRIEVTVEATDEHGNRAAGGNATAVGRLVGAIDWLVDAEPGLYDALDVPLRPAAGRLGGTRA; encoded by the coding sequence ATGATCTCCGCGATCGTCTGGGGCACCGGCAATGTGGGGCGGCTCGCCCTGCGCGCCGTCGACGCCCATCCGGCGCTGACACTCACCGGCGTGATCGTCCACGACGAGGGCAAGGCCGGACGGGACGCGGGCGACCTCGCCGGCCTCGGCCGCGAGCTCGGCGTCGCGGCGACCACCGACATCGACGCGGTCCTCGCCGCCCGGCCGCAGGCCGTCGTCTACGCGGCGTCCGGCGACATCCGCCCGGACGACGCCCTCGCCGACATCCTGCGGGCGATCCGCGCCGGCGCCGTCGTCGTCACCCCCGCGCTGTACGCGCTCTACGACCAGCGCAACGCGCCCGCCGAGATGCGCGAGGCGGTGCTGGACGCCGTCGCCGAGGGCGGCGGCTCGCTGTTCGTCTCCGGCGTCGACCCGGGCTGGGGCAACGACGTCCTGCCGCTGATGATCAGCGGGCTGGGCGGCGTCATCGACGTCGTCCGCTGCCAGGAGATCTTCGACTACTCCACCTACGACCAGCCCGACTCCGTCCGCTACCTGGTCGGCATGGGCCAGCCGATGGACTACGAGCCGCCCATGCTGGCGGCGACCGTCCCGACCATGGTGTGGGGCGGGCAGGTCAGGCTGATGGCGCGCGCGCTCGGCGTCGAGTTGGACGAGGTCCGCGAGACCTTGGACCGGCGTCCGCTGGACGAGACCATCACCACCGCGTCCATGGGCGACTTCGAGAAGGGCACGCAGGGCGCGGTCCGGTTCGAGGTGCAGGGCATCGTGGAGGGCGAGCCCCGCATCGTCGTGGAGCACGTCACCCGCATCCACCCGTCGTGCGCGCCCGACTGGCCCGTGCCGCCGGACGGCGACGGCGCCCACCGCGTCATCATCGAGGGGAACCCGCGCATCGAGGTCACGGTCGAGGCCACCGACGAGCACGGCAACCGCGCCGCCGGCGGCAACGCCACCGCGGTCGGGCGGCTCGTCGGCGCGATCGACTGGCTGGTGGACGCCGAACCCGGACTCTACGACGCGCTCGACGTCCCGCTGCGCCCCGCGGCGGGCAGGCTCGGAGGCACCCGCGCATGA
- a CDS encoding glycosyltransferase family 4 protein, translating to MEIPRTLVLTGHFPPEPGGVQTFTWELVRRLPAERLVVVAPARPGAAEFDAGLGFPVVRRQGYLLFRGLRRIVARHRVRAGWITAAAPFGMYAPLVRAAGVRWLVGSAHGQELGWFRAPPTRAALRAAARSFDVLTHLCEATLPELADAVGDRTRLVRLAGAVDTVRFRPGLDGAAVRRRHGLGDGPVVLSVGRLVRRKGHDMLIRAWPDVVRRRPDARLVIVGDGPMRRRLAEMADRHAPGTVTLTGLVSAADLPRYYAAADVFTLPCRDDRRGLQTEGLGLSVLEASAAGLPVVVGRSGGSCASLVDGRTGVLVDATGPDELALALHRLLASPERAAAMGAAGRRWTCDTWSWDTAAARLAGLLSGPSPDSPSRPERPGMEPAWDSRSS from the coding sequence ATGGAGATACCGCGGACCCTCGTGCTGACCGGGCATTTCCCCCCGGAACCGGGTGGAGTGCAGACGTTCACGTGGGAGCTGGTGCGGCGGCTGCCCGCGGAGCGGCTGGTCGTGGTGGCGCCGGCGCGGCCGGGGGCGGCGGAGTTCGACGCGGGGCTGGGGTTCCCGGTGGTGCGGCGGCAGGGGTACCTGCTGTTCCGGGGGCTGCGCCGGATCGTCGCGCGGCACCGGGTGCGGGCGGGGTGGATCACGGCGGCGGCGCCGTTCGGGATGTACGCGCCGCTGGTGCGGGCGGCGGGGGTGCGGTGGCTGGTCGGCTCGGCGCACGGGCAGGAGCTGGGCTGGTTCCGGGCGCCGCCGACGCGGGCGGCGCTGCGGGCGGCGGCGCGGTCGTTCGACGTGCTGACCCATCTGTGCGAGGCGACGCTGCCGGAGCTGGCGGACGCCGTCGGTGACCGGACGCGGCTGGTCCGGCTGGCCGGGGCCGTCGACACGGTGCGGTTCCGGCCCGGTCTGGACGGGGCGGCGGTCCGGCGGCGGCACGGGCTCGGTGACGGCCCGGTGGTGCTCAGCGTGGGGCGGCTCGTCCGGCGCAAGGGGCACGACATGCTGATCCGCGCGTGGCCGGACGTGGTGCGGCGGCGCCCGGACGCGCGGCTCGTCATCGTCGGGGACGGCCCGATGCGGCGGCGGCTCGCCGAGATGGCGGACCGGCACGCGCCGGGCACGGTCACGCTGACCGGGCTCGTCTCGGCGGCGGACCTGCCGCGCTACTACGCGGCCGCCGACGTGTTCACGCTGCCGTGCCGCGACGACCGGCGCGGGCTCCAGACGGAGGGGCTGGGGCTGTCGGTGCTGGAGGCGTCCGCGGCGGGGCTGCCGGTGGTGGTCGGACGCTCGGGCGGCAGCTGCGCGTCGCTGGTCGACGGCCGGACGGGGGTCCTGGTGGACGCCACCGGCCCGGACGAGCTGGCACTGGCCCTGCACCGCCTGCTCGCGTCCCCGGAGCGGGCCGCCGCGATGGGCGCGGCGGGCCGCCGGTGGACGTGCGACACCTGGAGCTGGGACACCGCCGCCGCCCGGCTCGCCGGCCTGCTGTCGGGCCCGTCCCCCGATTCGCCGTCGCGGCCGGAGAGACCGGGGATGGAGCCCGCATGGGACTCAAGGAGCAGCTGA
- a CDS encoding ABC transporter permease — protein sequence MASTVEAPARTAGPAAPAPPPRRTGRRAAALGATALRRSIAVIAFFAVWELAPRAQLVDPVFLPPVSDVLPALWDLARSGQLWSNTEASLVRALAGFGLSIAVAVPLGLLIGWYRPVAELLNPLLELFRNTAAIALLPVFVLVLGIGETSKIAIVLYACTWPILLNTISAVRTVDATLVKSARSLGLPAARIFQKVVLPAAVPSVFTGIRLAGGISVLVMIVAEMVGAKEGLGFLIGSAQQNFAIPDMYAGILTISALGLAFNYLLVLVERRFTRWRTDAH from the coding sequence GTGGCTAGCACCGTCGAGGCCCCCGCCCGCACCGCCGGGCCCGCGGCGCCGGCGCCCCCGCCGCGCCGCACCGGCCGCCGCGCCGCCGCGCTCGGCGCCACCGCCCTGCGCCGCTCGATCGCCGTCATCGCGTTCTTCGCCGTCTGGGAGCTGGCGCCCCGCGCCCAGCTCGTCGACCCGGTCTTCCTGCCGCCGGTGTCGGACGTCCTCCCGGCGCTGTGGGACCTCGCCCGCAGCGGGCAGCTGTGGAGCAACACCGAGGCCAGCCTCGTCCGCGCCCTCGCGGGCTTCGGGCTGTCGATCGCCGTCGCGGTGCCGCTCGGGCTGCTGATCGGCTGGTACCGGCCGGTCGCCGAGCTGCTGAACCCGCTGCTGGAGCTGTTCCGCAACACCGCCGCGATCGCGCTGCTGCCGGTCTTCGTCCTCGTCCTCGGCATCGGCGAGACCTCGAAGATCGCGATCGTGCTGTACGCCTGCACGTGGCCGATCCTGCTCAACACGATCAGCGCGGTCCGCACGGTGGACGCGACGCTCGTCAAGTCCGCGCGGTCGCTCGGGCTGCCCGCCGCCCGCATCTTCCAGAAGGTCGTGCTGCCCGCCGCGGTGCCGTCGGTGTTCACCGGCATCCGGCTGGCCGGCGGGATCTCGGTGCTCGTGATGATCGTCGCGGAGATGGTCGGCGCCAAGGAGGGCCTCGGCTTCCTGATCGGCTCCGCGCAGCAGAACTTCGCGATCCCCGACATGTACGCCGGAATCCTCACAATCTCGGCGCTCGGGCTGGCGTTCAACTACCTGCTCGTGCTGGTCGAGCGCCGGTTCACGCGGTGGCGCACCGACGCGCACTGA
- a CDS encoding GMC oxidoreductase, with product MTDSIMPNGSLGGVSRRGFLVGTGSILGLGLMGGTAASTAAAAGPIGDGAHVPVLIIGTGYGGSVAALRLAQAGVDVHMVEMGMAWDTPGSDGKIFANTRSPDYRSFWLRTRTKQPLSNFLGFPIDKDVPRYTGILDAEEFGGITVYQGRGVGGGSLVNGGMAVTPVRSRFSGVLPSVDVDEMYGVYYPRANAGLGVNQIDRAWFDSTDCYQYARVGRKHAERSGFEFVYVPNVYDFNYMKQEAAGAVPKSALAAEILYGNNHGKKSLQQTYLAQAKATGRVSISPQHRVTSVSPASGGGYTVAIEQIDTTGAVTGTKTVRADRVFFAAGSVGTSKLLVKLKATGALPALNGEVGRGWGDNGNVMCGRANHLWDPTGSLQSSIPTGGIDNWDAGGAFAEVAPLPTGIETWASFYLSITNTPHRAAFSWNAAAGRVDLNWQTAWKQTSIDMAKSIFDKINKKEGTIYRTDLFGAYKIWGDHLTYHPLGGAVLNKATDNYGRLRGYSGLYAIDGSLIPGNTSVNPFVTITALAERNIEKIIATDL from the coding sequence ATGACCGATTCCATCATGCCCAACGGGAGTCTCGGCGGGGTTTCGCGCCGCGGGTTCCTTGTTGGAACCGGTTCCATTCTGGGACTGGGCCTGATGGGCGGCACCGCCGCGTCCACCGCCGCGGCGGCCGGCCCGATCGGCGACGGCGCGCACGTCCCGGTCCTGATCATCGGCACCGGCTACGGCGGCTCCGTGGCCGCGCTGCGGCTCGCCCAGGCGGGCGTGGACGTGCACATGGTCGAGATGGGGATGGCCTGGGACACCCCCGGCTCGGACGGCAAGATCTTCGCCAACACCCGCTCGCCCGACTACCGGTCGTTCTGGCTGCGGACCCGCACCAAGCAGCCGCTCAGCAACTTCCTCGGCTTCCCGATCGACAAGGACGTCCCCCGCTACACCGGGATCCTGGACGCCGAGGAGTTCGGCGGCATCACCGTCTACCAGGGGCGGGGCGTCGGCGGCGGCTCGCTCGTCAACGGCGGGATGGCGGTGACGCCGGTGCGCTCGCGGTTCAGCGGCGTCCTGCCCTCGGTGGACGTCGACGAGATGTACGGCGTGTACTACCCCCGCGCCAACGCCGGGCTCGGCGTCAACCAGATCGACCGCGCCTGGTTCGACAGCACCGACTGCTACCAGTACGCGCGGGTCGGGCGCAAGCACGCCGAGCGCTCGGGGTTCGAGTTCGTCTACGTCCCGAACGTGTACGACTTCAACTACATGAAGCAGGAGGCCGCGGGCGCGGTGCCGAAGTCGGCGCTGGCGGCGGAGATCCTCTACGGCAACAACCACGGCAAGAAGTCTCTGCAGCAGACCTACCTGGCGCAGGCCAAGGCCACCGGCCGCGTCTCCATCTCACCGCAGCACCGGGTGACGTCGGTGTCGCCCGCGTCCGGCGGCGGCTACACCGTCGCCATCGAGCAGATCGACACGACCGGCGCCGTCACGGGCACCAAGACGGTGCGGGCCGACCGGGTGTTCTTCGCGGCCGGCAGCGTCGGCACCAGCAAGCTGCTGGTCAAGCTGAAGGCGACCGGCGCGCTGCCGGCGCTGAACGGCGAGGTCGGCCGGGGCTGGGGCGACAACGGCAACGTGATGTGCGGCCGCGCCAACCACCTCTGGGACCCGACCGGCAGCCTCCAGTCCTCCATCCCGACCGGCGGCATCGACAACTGGGACGCCGGCGGCGCGTTCGCCGAGGTCGCGCCGCTGCCCACCGGCATCGAGACCTGGGCCTCGTTCTACCTGTCGATCACCAACACCCCGCACCGGGCCGCCTTCTCCTGGAACGCGGCGGCGGGCCGGGTGGACCTGAACTGGCAGACCGCCTGGAAGCAGACCAGCATCGACATGGCCAAGTCGATCTTCGACAAGATCAACAAGAAGGAGGGGACGATCTACCGGACGGACCTCTTCGGCGCCTACAAGATCTGGGGCGACCACCTCACCTACCACCCGCTCGGCGGCGCCGTGCTGAACAAGGCCACCGACAACTACGGCCGGCTGCGCGGCTACTCCGGCCTCTACGCCATCGACGGGTCGCTGATCCCCGGCAACACCAGCGTCAACCCGTTCGTGACCATCACCGCGCTCGCCGAGCGCAACATCGAGAAGATCATCGCCACCGACCTGTGA
- a CDS encoding MFS transporter, with translation MGLKEQLSRRDFRRLIVGQTVSSFGDWMGTLALMYFVLELSGSTTAVGGVLVLRLLPSAVGAPVAARVVTRWRRRSVMLWSDLIRTGMALALPIVPWLVWVYFWAFVIEVVGLMFLPARDAAIPFLIEDEEDEHDTGTLEMANGITMATSYGMIPLGAGAFGLLLWLSNMAGWEGHWRYVVVFWLNAATYIVSYFAIRSIPDLGPGPVERRRMEHSERESQGGFFRSLRLPVVRGVLPGVAVVALGLGALFSLGVVFVKNVLDAGAVGFGALVVLFGVGAITGLLLVHRKAGSLMTQIKLGTAAQGLVIASMGALGSIWWSFIGAVVFGAAATSALVGGITFLQEQLNGVERNLALTAFHAVLRFGLALAALVSGVAADLLKEAGASPLGLAPGQFVLAASGLVVLAGTFLIRAPGSTRMSFS, from the coding sequence ATGGGACTCAAGGAGCAGCTGAGCCGCCGGGACTTCCGGCGGCTCATCGTCGGGCAGACGGTCTCCTCCTTCGGCGACTGGATGGGCACGCTGGCGCTGATGTACTTCGTCCTGGAACTGAGCGGCTCCACGACGGCGGTGGGCGGGGTGCTGGTGCTGCGGCTGCTGCCGTCCGCGGTGGGCGCGCCGGTGGCGGCCCGGGTGGTGACGCGGTGGCGGCGGCGCAGCGTGATGCTGTGGTCGGACCTGATCCGGACGGGCATGGCGCTGGCGCTGCCGATCGTGCCGTGGCTGGTGTGGGTGTACTTCTGGGCGTTCGTGATCGAGGTCGTGGGGCTGATGTTCCTGCCGGCCCGGGACGCGGCCATCCCCTTCCTGATCGAGGACGAGGAGGACGAGCACGACACCGGCACCCTGGAGATGGCCAACGGCATCACGATGGCGACGTCCTACGGGATGATCCCGCTGGGCGCGGGCGCGTTCGGGCTGCTGCTGTGGCTGTCGAACATGGCGGGCTGGGAGGGCCACTGGCGGTACGTGGTGGTGTTCTGGCTGAACGCGGCGACGTACATCGTGTCGTACTTCGCGATCCGCTCGATCCCCGACCTCGGCCCGGGCCCGGTGGAGCGGCGGCGGATGGAGCACTCCGAGCGGGAGTCGCAGGGCGGTTTCTTCCGGTCGCTGCGGCTGCCGGTGGTGCGCGGCGTCCTGCCGGGGGTGGCGGTGGTGGCGCTGGGTCTGGGCGCGCTGTTCTCGCTGGGCGTGGTGTTCGTCAAGAACGTCCTGGACGCGGGCGCGGTGGGGTTCGGGGCGCTGGTGGTGCTGTTCGGGGTGGGCGCCATCACGGGCCTGCTGCTGGTCCACCGCAAGGCGGGCAGCCTGATGACGCAGATCAAGCTGGGGACGGCCGCGCAGGGCCTGGTGATCGCATCGATGGGCGCGCTGGGGTCGATCTGGTGGTCCTTCATCGGGGCGGTGGTGTTCGGCGCCGCCGCGACGAGCGCGCTGGTCGGCGGCATCACCTTCCTCCAGGAGCAGCTGAACGGCGTGGAGCGCAACCTGGCGCTGACCGCGTTCCACGCCGTGCTGCGGTTCGGGCTGGCGCTGGCGGCGCTGGTGTCGGGCGTCGCGGCCGACCTCCTGAAGGAGGCCGGCGCGTCGCCGCTCGGCCTGGCGCCGGGCCAGTTCGTGCTGGCGGCGTCCGGGCTGGTGGTGCTGGCGGGCACGTTCCTGATCCGCGCGCCCGGCAGCACCAGGATGTCGTTCAGCTGA
- a CDS encoding ABC transporter ATP-binding protein: MTGPATKISLSGVGKTFPVRGGGAFTALGGVDLDVAEGEFLVVVGPSGCGKSTLLDLIGGLARPTAGRVAIDGAEVTGPALDRAVVFQQYALFPWRTALRNVEFGLEAKGLRRRERADIARSHLDLVGLSGFEDRYPHELSGGMKQRVAIARSLAYDPEVLLMDEPFAALDAQTRDSLQDELLRIWKATGKTVVFITHGIDEAVYLGGRVAVLTSRPGRVKEVVDIDLGPRDAHEDLRSSPAFAAHRHRVWSLLKDEVRAAQRPAVPAPREEARRG; the protein is encoded by the coding sequence ATGACCGGGCCCGCGACCAAGATCAGCCTGTCCGGGGTCGGGAAGACCTTCCCGGTCCGCGGCGGCGGCGCGTTCACCGCGCTCGGCGGCGTCGACCTCGACGTCGCCGAGGGCGAGTTCCTCGTCGTCGTCGGGCCGTCCGGCTGCGGCAAGTCCACCCTGCTCGACCTCATCGGCGGCCTGGCCCGGCCCACCGCCGGGCGCGTCGCGATCGACGGCGCCGAGGTGACCGGGCCCGCGCTGGACCGGGCCGTCGTCTTCCAGCAGTACGCCCTGTTCCCGTGGCGGACGGCGCTGCGCAACGTCGAGTTCGGGCTGGAGGCCAAGGGGCTGCGCCGCCGCGAGCGCGCCGACATCGCCCGCTCCCACCTGGACCTCGTCGGCCTGTCCGGCTTCGAGGACCGCTACCCGCACGAGCTGTCCGGCGGCATGAAGCAGCGCGTCGCGATCGCCCGCAGCCTCGCCTACGACCCGGAGGTACTGCTCATGGACGAGCCGTTCGCCGCGCTCGACGCCCAGACCCGCGACTCCCTCCAGGACGAGCTGCTGCGCATCTGGAAGGCCACCGGCAAGACCGTCGTGTTCATCACCCACGGCATCGACGAGGCCGTCTACCTGGGCGGACGGGTGGCCGTGCTGACCTCGCGGCCCGGCCGGGTGAAGGAGGTCGTCGACATCGACCTCGGCCCCCGCGACGCGCACGAGGACCTGCGCTCCAGCCCCGCGTTCGCCGCGCACCGGCACCGCGTCTGGTCGCTGCTGAAGGACGAGGTGCGGGCGGCGCAGCGGCCGGCCGTCCCCGCGCCGCGCGAGGAGGCCCGCCGTGGCTAG
- a CDS encoding TauD/TfdA family dioxygenase yields the protein MPEFDIRKIGGRIGAEVVGVDVRELTGALFGEIQEALLEHKVLGFRGQDLTDDDQIAFAARFGPLTGAHPTVPAAEEHREILPVDSESGRANHWHTDVTFVQTPPKISTLRSLVIPPFGGNTLVANTGAAYRDLPEELRALADRLWAVHTNDYDYVKPPNTGADPEKSAEHRKAFVSRTWKTAHPVVRVHPESGERNLFIGGFAQSVVGLPPREGRTLLDIFQRYVTRPENILRWAWAPGDLIVFDNRITQHYASDDYGDLPRLLHRVTAAGDVPVGVDGRESYRVEGDEAAHYTPSAAA from the coding sequence ATGCCCGAGTTCGACATCCGCAAGATCGGCGGCCGCATCGGCGCCGAGGTCGTCGGCGTCGACGTTCGCGAGCTGACCGGCGCGCTGTTCGGCGAGATCCAGGAGGCCCTGCTGGAGCACAAGGTGCTGGGCTTTCGCGGCCAGGACCTGACCGACGACGACCAGATCGCCTTCGCCGCCCGCTTCGGGCCGCTCACCGGCGCGCACCCGACCGTCCCGGCGGCCGAGGAGCACCGCGAGATCCTGCCGGTGGACAGCGAGTCGGGCCGGGCGAACCACTGGCACACCGACGTCACGTTCGTCCAGACGCCGCCGAAGATCAGCACCCTGCGCAGCCTGGTCATCCCGCCCTTCGGCGGGAACACGCTGGTCGCCAACACCGGCGCCGCGTACCGGGACCTGCCGGAGGAGCTGCGCGCGCTCGCCGACCGGCTCTGGGCCGTGCACACCAACGACTACGACTACGTGAAGCCGCCGAACACCGGCGCCGACCCGGAGAAGTCGGCCGAGCACCGCAAGGCGTTCGTGTCACGGACGTGGAAGACCGCGCACCCCGTCGTCCGCGTCCACCCCGAGTCGGGCGAGCGGAACCTGTTCATCGGCGGGTTCGCGCAGAGCGTCGTCGGGCTGCCGCCGCGGGAGGGCCGCACGCTCCTCGACATCTTCCAGCGGTACGTGACCCGGCCGGAGAACATCCTGCGCTGGGCGTGGGCCCCGGGCGACCTCATCGTGTTCGACAACCGGATCACGCAGCACTACGCGTCCGACGACTACGGCGACCTGCCGCGGCTGCTGCACCGCGTCACCGCCGCCGGCGACGTCCCGGTCGGGGTGGACGGCCGGGAGAGCTACCGCGTCGAGGGCGACGAGGCCGCGCACTACACGCCGTCCGCCGCCGCCTGA
- a CDS encoding VOC family protein has protein sequence MLSIGSFSLVTGLSITALRHYDDVGLLPPAHVDHETGYRRYAREQIGQARLYAALRHLHMPVDAMRAVHERGLGTVLAEHRERLRAQADSLAQLIETVEHYIEKGMPMTTSRISQVTIVADEPQTSIAFYRDAFDASYHQEIGSLQFGTYPDDDFFLLTIADPERHPWSGGPAKFGLLVDDVDAAHTRALAAGAVEVAPPVDTPWKPRSSTVMDPAGNHIDLYQG, from the coding sequence GTGCTGAGCATCGGGAGTTTCTCACTGGTCACCGGCCTGTCGATCACTGCGTTGCGGCATTACGACGACGTCGGGCTCCTCCCGCCCGCCCATGTCGATCACGAGACGGGATACCGCCGCTACGCGCGGGAGCAGATCGGCCAGGCGCGTCTCTACGCGGCACTGCGGCACCTCCACATGCCCGTCGACGCGATGCGAGCGGTTCACGAACGCGGTCTCGGCACCGTGCTCGCCGAGCACCGTGAACGGCTGCGGGCCCAGGCCGACTCGCTGGCACAGCTCATCGAAACCGTCGAGCACTACATCGAGAAAGGAATGCCCATGACGACCTCCCGCATCTCCCAGGTCACCATCGTGGCCGACGAGCCGCAGACCTCGATCGCCTTCTACCGCGACGCGTTCGACGCCTCGTACCACCAGGAGATCGGCTCGCTGCAGTTCGGCACCTACCCCGACGACGACTTCTTCCTGCTGACCATCGCCGACCCCGAGCGGCACCCCTGGTCCGGCGGCCCGGCCAAGTTCGGGCTGCTCGTCGACGATGTCGACGCCGCGCACACGCGCGCGCTCGCCGCGGGCGCCGTCGAGGTCGCACCCCCGGTCGACACGCCCTGGAAGCCGCGCTCATCGACCGTGATGGACCCGGCCGGCAACCACATCGATCTCTACCAGGGATAG
- a CDS encoding carboxymuconolactone decarboxylase family protein codes for MNLDVPDGKDPIQYAWGELVPGIGPAASRLSLAVYEHTTLGLREFEAARLRVAQINGCLFCLDWRTERDGEKVEEEFADAVTEWRTTGAFDDRTRLAAEYAERYVLDHHGLDEEFWERMTAHYDQREIVELSMCIGSWLAFGRLNHVLGLDAMCVLPKL; via the coding sequence ATGAACCTCGACGTCCCCGACGGCAAGGACCCGATCCAGTACGCGTGGGGCGAGCTGGTGCCCGGCATCGGCCCCGCCGCGTCCCGCCTGTCGCTCGCGGTGTACGAGCACACCACCCTCGGCCTCCGCGAGTTCGAGGCCGCGCGGCTGCGGGTCGCGCAGATCAACGGCTGCCTGTTCTGCCTCGACTGGCGGACCGAGCGCGACGGCGAGAAGGTCGAGGAGGAGTTCGCCGACGCGGTCACCGAATGGCGCACCACCGGCGCCTTCGACGACCGCACCCGCCTCGCCGCCGAGTACGCCGAGCGCTACGTCCTCGACCACCACGGCCTGGACGAGGAGTTCTGGGAGCGCATGACCGCGCACTACGACCAGCGCGAGATCGTCGAGCTGAGCATGTGCATCGGCTCGTGGCTGGCCTTCGGCCGCCTCAACCACGTGCTCGGCCTCGACGCCATGTGCGTCCTGCCCAAGCTCTGA